The Arachis hypogaea cultivar Tifrunner chromosome 16, arahy.Tifrunner.gnm2.J5K5, whole genome shotgun sequence genome contains a region encoding:
- the LOC112755480 gene encoding uncharacterized protein isoform X2, whose product MVYESFCSEMQPQKSSRLDLAELKAHIIKKVGADKSKWYFYYLSRFLSQKLGKNEFDKLCFRVLGRENIPLHNRLIRSILRNACQAKSPPPVHPSGTPKSVAHATNISPSRQDGHEPSVTNIQSQNQNAPIWSNGVLPVSPRKVRSGMRDRKLKDRPSPLGPNGKVDSVAHQPTATEDSGSKVEMENGTLSQCDYQRHIQHLQAVAELPETEIGDAIHRPAEKSRINDKGPTKISFVEDGEEVEQLNHLSFSRGSLTAPLGIPYCSASVGGSRKAVPISSSGGFVSCCDSGSLHDTDTLRRHMDEIATVQGLGGVSIECANTLNNMVDVYLKRLIRSCVDLAGARSTNQSRKPSVPKQIQGKVINGMWPNNHSHLQSIVGPVEPEPENRPPCSVSLHDFNIAMQLNPRQLGEDWPLLLEKISMQSFER is encoded by the coding sequence ATGGTGTATGAATCTTTCTGTTCAGAGATGCAACCACAGAAGAGCTCTAGACTCGATTTGGCCGAATTGAAAGCACATATTATAAAGAAGGTTGGAGCTGATAAGTCGAAGTGGTATTTCTATTACTTGAGCAGGTTTTTGAGTCAGAAGCTGGGGAAGAATGAGTTTGACAAGTTGTGCTTTCGGGTACTTGGAAGGGAGAATATTCCATTGCATAATCGTCTTATAAGGTCGATTTTGAGGAATGCTTGCCAAGCAAAATCTCCACCACCAGTACATCCATCCGGTACTCCGAAATCGGTAGCACATGCTACTAACATATCTCCTAGTAGACAAGATGGACATGAACCGAGTGTTACCAACATCCAAAGTCAAAATCAAAATGCACCCATTTGGTCAAATGGGGTTCTGCCAGTCTCCCCGCGCAAAGTTCGGTCCGGAATGCGTGATAGAAAGCTTAAAGATAGACCAAGCCCTCTTGGACCAAATGGGAAAGTTGACTCTGTTGCTCATCAACCCACAGCTACTGAAGACAGTGGTAGTAAGGTTGAAATGGAGAATGGAACACTTAGTCAATGTGATTATCAAAGGCACATACAGCATCTTCAAGCAGTTGCTGAGCTACCTGAGACTGAAATAGGGGACGCTATTCATAGACCTGCTGAAAAATCAAGAATAAATGACAAGGGGCCGACCAAAATATCGTTTGTTGAAGATGGGGAAGAGGTGGAGCAGTTAAACCACCTCAGTTTCTCTAGAGGTTCTCTGACAGCACCGCTTGGGATTCCTTATTGCTCTGCAAGCGTGGGTGGGTCCCGCAAAGCAGTGCCCATTAGTAGCAGTGGTGGTTTTGTTAGTTGTTGTGACAGTGGTAGCTTGCATGATACAGATACCTTGAGACGGCACATGGATGAGATTGCCACGGTTCAAGGTCTTGGTGGTGTTTCTATAGAATGTGCGAACACGTTGAATAACATGGTAGATGTGTACTTGAAACGGTTGATCAGGTCTTGTGTCGATTTAGCTGGAGCTCGTTCTACAAATCAGTCAAGGAAGCCCTCTGTCCCAAAACAGATTCAGGGGAAGGTCATCAACGGCATGTGGCCAAATAATCATTCACATTTGCAGAGCATTGTTGGGCCGGTAGAACCTGAGCCCGAAAACAGACCACCTTGCTCTGTATCTTTGCATGATTTTAACATTGCCATGCAGCTAAATCCACGGCAACTTGGAGAAGATTGGCCTCTGTTGCTAGAGAAAATTTCTATGCAGTCCTTTGAAAGATAA
- the LOC112755480 gene encoding uncharacterized protein isoform X1, with protein sequence MQPQKSSRLDLAELKAHIIKKVGADKSKWYFYYLSRFLSQKLGKNEFDKLCFRVLGRENIPLHNRLIRSILRNACQAKSPPPVHPSGTPKSVAHATNISPSRQDGHEPSVTNIQSQNQNAPIWSNGVLPVSPRKVRSGMRDRKLKDRPSPLGPNGKVDSVAHQPTATEDSGSKVEMENGTLSQCDYQRHIQHLQAVAELPETEIGDAIHRPAEKSRINDKGPTKISFVEDGEEVEQLNHLSFSRGSLTAPLGIPYCSASVGGSRKAVPISSSGGFVSCCDSGSLHDTDTLRRHMDEIATVQGLGGVSIECANTLNNMVDVYLKRLIRSCVDLAGARSTNQSRKPSVPKQIQGKVINGMWPNNHSHLQSIVGPVEPEPENRPPCSVSLHDFNIAMQLNPRQLGEDWPLLLEKISMQSFER encoded by the coding sequence ATGCAACCACAGAAGAGCTCTAGACTCGATTTGGCCGAATTGAAAGCACATATTATAAAGAAGGTTGGAGCTGATAAGTCGAAGTGGTATTTCTATTACTTGAGCAGGTTTTTGAGTCAGAAGCTGGGGAAGAATGAGTTTGACAAGTTGTGCTTTCGGGTACTTGGAAGGGAGAATATTCCATTGCATAATCGTCTTATAAGGTCGATTTTGAGGAATGCTTGCCAAGCAAAATCTCCACCACCAGTACATCCATCCGGTACTCCGAAATCGGTAGCACATGCTACTAACATATCTCCTAGTAGACAAGATGGACATGAACCGAGTGTTACCAACATCCAAAGTCAAAATCAAAATGCACCCATTTGGTCAAATGGGGTTCTGCCAGTCTCCCCGCGCAAAGTTCGGTCCGGAATGCGTGATAGAAAGCTTAAAGATAGACCAAGCCCTCTTGGACCAAATGGGAAAGTTGACTCTGTTGCTCATCAACCCACAGCTACTGAAGACAGTGGTAGTAAGGTTGAAATGGAGAATGGAACACTTAGTCAATGTGATTATCAAAGGCACATACAGCATCTTCAAGCAGTTGCTGAGCTACCTGAGACTGAAATAGGGGACGCTATTCATAGACCTGCTGAAAAATCAAGAATAAATGACAAGGGGCCGACCAAAATATCGTTTGTTGAAGATGGGGAAGAGGTGGAGCAGTTAAACCACCTCAGTTTCTCTAGAGGTTCTCTGACAGCACCGCTTGGGATTCCTTATTGCTCTGCAAGCGTGGGTGGGTCCCGCAAAGCAGTGCCCATTAGTAGCAGTGGTGGTTTTGTTAGTTGTTGTGACAGTGGTAGCTTGCATGATACAGATACCTTGAGACGGCACATGGATGAGATTGCCACGGTTCAAGGTCTTGGTGGTGTTTCTATAGAATGTGCGAACACGTTGAATAACATGGTAGATGTGTACTTGAAACGGTTGATCAGGTCTTGTGTCGATTTAGCTGGAGCTCGTTCTACAAATCAGTCAAGGAAGCCCTCTGTCCCAAAACAGATTCAGGGGAAGGTCATCAACGGCATGTGGCCAAATAATCATTCACATTTGCAGAGCATTGTTGGGCCGGTAGAACCTGAGCCCGAAAACAGACCACCTTGCTCTGTATCTTTGCATGATTTTAACATTGCCATGCAGCTAAATCCACGGCAACTTGGAGAAGATTGGCCTCTGTTGCTAGAGAAAATTTCTATGCAGTCCTTTGAAAGATAA
- the LOC112755482 gene encoding peroxidase 45 translates to MSTQILFYLVLQLLASNCDAQLRLDYYRNTCPDVESIVRTAVETKLQQTFVTAPGTLRLFFHDCFVRGCDASVMLASRNSSAEKDNGINLSLAGDGFDTVIKAKAAVDSVPRCQNKVSCADILAMAARDVVALTGGPSYAVELGRLDGRISTKASVRHHLPHADFTLTQLIQMFASNGLTLRDLVALSGAHTIGFSHCNQFSKRIYNFRTKNRIDPTLNPEYAKQLLQLCPKSVDPRIAIDMDPTTPRTFDNQYYKNLQQGKGLLSSDQTLFTDKRSRKLVNLFASNGTEFEQAFVVAMRKLGRIGIRAGNQGEIRRDCTMIN, encoded by the exons ATGAGTACTCAGATTCTATTTTATCTTGTTCTGCAGCTCTTGGCTAGTAATTGTGATGCTCAACTTCGCCTCGATTATTACCGGAACACATGCCCGGATGTTGAATCCATAGTTCGCACCGCCGTCGAAACAAAACTTCAGCAGACATTTGTTACAGCACCGGGCACACTGAGGTTATTTTTCCACGACTGTTTTGTTCGG GGATGTGATGCTTCAGTGATGCTGGCATCAAGAAACAGCAGTGCAGAGAAGGATAACGGTATCAATCTGTCACTGGCTGGTGACGGTTTTGATACTGTCATCAAAGCCAAGGCTGCTGTGGATAGTGTCCCTCGCTGCCAAAATAAGGTTTCTTGTGCTGATATTTTGGCAATGGCTGCTAGGGACGTTGTTGCTTTg ACAGGAGGACCATCTTATGCAGTTGAGTTAGGAAGGTTAGATGGGAGAATCAGTACAAAAGCTAGTGTGAGACACCATCTACCTCATGCTGATTTCACACTAACACAGCTTATTCAGATGTTTGCTTCAAATGGACTCACCCTTAGAGATCTTGTTGCATTATCAG GAGCACATACTATTGGTTTCTCTCACTGCAACCAATTCTCCAAAAGAATCTACAACTTCAGAACCAAGAACAGAATTGATCCAACATTGAATCCGGAATATGCGAAACAACTCCTGCAACTGTGTCCTAAAAGTGTTGACCCCAGAATTGCCATAGACATGGATCCAACTACACCTAGAACATTTGATAACCAGTACTACAAGAATCTCCAACAAGGAAAAGGGCTTCTTTCTTCTGACCAGACTTTGTTCACTGATAAAAGATCAAGAAAGCTAGTGAACTTGTTCGCCTCGAACGGCACAGAATTCGAACAGGCTTTTGTGGTTGCTATGAGGAAGCTTGGAAGGATAGGGATCAGAGCAGGGAACCAGGGAGAAATCAGGAGAGATTGCACTATGATTAACTAA
- the LOC112755481 gene encoding plasma membrane ATPase 4 has translation MGGISLEEIKNEQVDLERIPIEEVFEQLKCSRAGLTSDEGANRLQVFGPNKLEEKKESKFLKFLGFMWNPLSWVMEAAAIMAIALANGGGRPPDWQDFVGIIALLVINSTISFIEENNAGNAAAALMAGLAPKTKVLRDGHWSEQDAAILVPGDIISIKLGDIIPADARLLEGDPLSVDQSALTGESLPVTKNPTDEVFSGSTVKKGEIEAVVIATGVHTFFGKAAHLVDSTNQVGHFQKVLTAIGNFCICSIAVGILIELIVMYPIQHRRYRDGIDNLLVLLIGGIPIAMPTVLSVTMAIGSHRLSQQGAITKRMTAIEEMAGMDVLCSDKTGTLTLNKLSVDRNLIEVFAKGVEKEYVILLAARASRTENQDAIDAAIVGMLADPKEARAGIREVHFLPFNPVDKRTALTYIDSDGNWHRASKGAPEQIITLCNCKEDVRKKVHAVIDKFAERGLRSLGVARQEVPEKSKDSPGGPWQFVGLLPLFDPPRHDSAETIRRALNLGVNVKMITGDQLAIGKETGRRLGMGTNMYPSSALLGQDKDASISALPVDELIEKADGFAGVFPEHKYEIVKRLQERKHICGMTGDGVNDAPALKKADIGIAVADATDAARSASDIVLTEPGLSVIISAVLTSRAIFQRMKNYTIYAVSITIRIVFGFMFIALIWKFDFAPFMVLIIAILNDGTIMTISKDRVKPSPMPDSWKLREIFATGVVLGSYMALMTVVFFWAMKDTNFFPNKFGVRHIRNNPDEMMAALYLQVSIISQALIFVTRSRSWSYVERPGLLLLGAFLIAQLVATFIAVYANWGFARIKGMGWGWAGVIWIYSLVTYIPLDLLKFAIRYILSGKAWDNLLENKTAFTTKKDYGKEEREAQWAAAQRTLHGLQPPETSNLFNDKNSYRELSEIAEQAKRRAEVARLRELHTLKGHVESVVKLKGLDIDTIQQHYTV, from the exons ATGGGTGGCATCAGCCTCGAAGAGATAAAGAACGAGCAAGTTGATCTG GAACGAATTCCAATTGAGGAAGTGTTTGAGCAGCTGAAATGTTCAAGAGCAGGTTTAACCTCAGACGAAGGTGCCAACCGCCTTCAAGTCTTTGGCCCAAACAAATTGGAAGAGAAAAAA GAGAGCAAGTTTTTGAAGTTCTTGGGGTTTATGTGGAACCCCTTGTCATGGGTGATGGAAGCTGCTGCAATAATGGCAATTGCTTTGGCAAATGGTGGAGGAAGGCCCCCTGATTGGCAAGACTTTGTGGGAATCATTGCTCTTTTGGTGATCAACTCCACAATCAGTTTCATTGAAGAAAACAATGCTGGAAATGCTGCTGCTGCTCTCATGGCTGGTTTAGCTCCTAAAACCAAGGTACTAAGAGATGGGCACTGGAGTGAACAAGATGCTGCAATTTTAGTACCAGGAGACATAATCAGCATTAAATTAGGAGATATCATTCCGGCCGATGCTCGTCTTCTGGAGGGAGATCCTCTAAGTGTGGATCAGTCTGCTTTAACAGGAGAATCTCTTCCGGTGACCAAGAACCCCACAGATGAAGTATTTTCTGGATCAACAGTGAAGAAGGGTGAGATAGAAGCAGTTGTGATTGCCACGGGTGTGCACACCTTCTTCGGTAAAGCGGCTCACTTGGTGGACAGCACTAACCAAGTTGGACACTTCCAGAAAGTGCTTACAGCAATTGGTAACTTCTGCATTTGCTCAATTGCTGTTGGAATTCTCATTGAGCTCATAGTCATGTACCCCATACAGCACCGAAGGTACAGAGATGGAATTGACAATCTGTTAGTCCTCTTGATTGGAGGAATTCCGATTGCCATGCCAACTGTTTTGTCAGTCACTATGGCTATTGGCTCTCACAGGCTGTCTCAGCAGGGCGCAATCACGAAACGTATGACAGCTATTGAGGAAATGGCTGGGATGGATGTCCTCTGCAGTGACAAAACTGGAACCTTGACATTGAATAAGCTCAGTGTTGATAGAAACTTGATTGAGGTCTTTGCTAAGGGTGTTGAGAAGGAGTATGTTATCCTTCTTGCTGCAAGGGCCTCTAGGACCGAAAATCAGGATGCTATAGATGCTGCAATTGTTGGCATGCTTGCTGATCCAAAGGAG GCTCGAGCCGGAATCAGGGAGGTCCATTTTCTTCCATTCAATCCTGTAGACAAGAGAACTGCTCTAACTTACATTGATTCTGATGGAAATTGGCACCGTGCCAGCAAAGGGGCTCCAGAGCAG ATCATAACCCTTTGCAACTGCAAAGAGGATGTCAGGAAGAAGGTTCATGCAGTGATTGATAAGTTCGCGGAGCGTGGACTTCGGTCTTTAGGTGTTGCAAGACAG GAAGTACCTGAGAAATCAAAAGATAGTCCAGGTGGACCATGGCAATTTGTTGGTCTGCTACCACTCTTTGATCCTCCCAGGCATGACAGTGCAGAAACCATTAGAAGAGCACTTAACCTCGGTGTAAATGTTAAGATGATTACTG GGGATCAGCTCGCCATCGGCAAGGAAACTGGTCGTAGGCTCGGAATGGGAACAAACATGTATCCATCATCTGCATTGCTTGGCCAAGACAAGGATGCTTCTATTTCAGCTCTTCCAGTTGATGAGTTAATTGAGAAGGCTGATGGATTCGCCGGAGTGTTTCCTG AACACAAGTATGAAATTGTTAAGAGGCTGCAAGAGAGGAAGCATATATGTGGAATGACGGGCGATGGTGTAAACGATGCCCCTGCCTTGAAGAAAGCCGATATTGGAATTGCTGTTGCTGATGCTACAGATGCTGCAAGAAGTGCCTCTGATATTGTCCTCACTGAGCCTGGTTTGAGTGTCATTATCAGTGCTGTGCTCACTAGCAGGGCTATTTTTCAGAGGATGAAGAACTATACT ATCTATGCTGTGTCAATTACTATTCGTATTGTG TTTGGTTTCATGTTCATTGCATTGATCTGGAAGTTTGATTTTGCACCCTTCATGGTTTTGATTATTGCTATACTAAATGATG GCACCATTATGACAATATCCAAGGATCGAGTGAAGCCATCGCCGATGCCTGACAGCTGGAAACTGAGGGAGATATTTGCTACCGGCGTTGTGTTAGGCAGTTACATGGCACTGATGACAGTAGTATTTTTCTGGGCCATGAAAGATACCAACTTCTTCCCG AACAAGTTTGGTGTGAGGCACATTAGAAATAACCCTGATGAGATGATGGCAGCTCTGTATCTACAAGTCAGTATCATAAGTCAGGCTCTAATTTTCGTCACTAGGTCTCGCAGCTGGTCGTATGTCGAAAGACCCGGTCTTCTCCTACTAGGTGCCTTCTTGATTGCTCAGCTG GTAGCAACTTTCATAGCAGTATATGCTAACTGGGGCTTTGCAAGAATCAAGGGAATGGGATGGGGTTGGGCTGGTGTAATTTGGATCTACAGTTTAGTGACATACATTCCTCTTGATTTGCTCAAATTCGCGATCCGCTATATTCTGAGTGGAAAGGCATGGGACAATCTTTTGGAGAACAAG ACTGCCTTCACTACCAAGAAAGACTATGGAAAAGAAGAGAGGGAAGCACAGTGGGCTGCAGCACAGAGAACACTCCATGGTCTTCAGCCTCCTGAAACCTCTAACCTCTTCAATGACAAAAACAGCTACAGGGAGCTTTCTGAGATTGCGGAGCAAGCAAAGAGACGTGCCGAGGTTGCGAG GCTTAGGGAGCTTCATACTCTCAAGGGACATGTCGAATCTGTGGTGAAGCTCAAGGGACTCGACATTGATACTATTCAGCAGCACTACACAGTTTAA